A single window of Rana temporaria chromosome 1, aRanTem1.1, whole genome shotgun sequence DNA harbors:
- the LOC120940371 gene encoding vomeronasal type-2 receptor 26-like, which produces MPNVIFTSFYSTDSKLCKKCPENEWPNKAKTICIDKVNEYLSYEEDILVLFFSITSVIFATTSLLILGLFVWFRSTPIVRANNRNLSFILLLSLILSFLSVFLFLGRPVDITCMLQQVTFGVPFTISASSILAKTIMVFIAFKATRPGSSCRKWVGVKLPNTVMLFCSSIQVMNCILWLSISPPFQDYDMDSYPGKIIIQCNEGSVIGFYSMLGYMGFLAAVSFLLAFMVRTLPDSFNEAKYITFSMLVFCSVWIAMIPAYLSTRGKYMVAVEIFAILTSSAGILLCMFSPKLYILLFKPELNTRGTMLGKRML; this is translated from the coding sequence ATGCCTAATGTTATTTTCACTTCTTTTTACTCTACAGACAGTAAACTCTGCAAGAAGTGTCCTGAAAATGAATGGCCTAACAAAGCTAAAACTATTTGTATTGACAAGGTCAATGAGTATTTATCATACGAGGAGGAcattctagttttatttttttctataacttcAGTCATATTTGCTACAACATCTCTCCTTATACTTGGACTATTTGTTTGGTTTCGGAGCACTCCCATAGTCAGAGCCAATAACCGGAACCTCAGCTTcattctgctcctctccctcataCTGAGCTTCCTTTCTGTATTCCTGTTCCTTGGCCGTCCTGTGGATATTACCTGTATGCTGCAACAAGTCACTTTTGGAGTTCCCTTCACCATCTCAGCATCTTCTATCCTCGCCAAAACCATCATGGTCTTCATTGCTTTTAAAGCCACCAGACCTGGAAGCTCTTGTAGAAAATGGGTTGGAGTCAAACTTCCCAATACAGTCATGTTATTCTGCTCATCCATTCAGGTTATGAATTGCATTCTCTGGTTGTCCATCTCTCCACCATTTCAGGACTATGACATGGACTCCTATCCTGGGAAGAtcatcattcagtgtaatgaagggtcagttatcggcttctactctatgttgggttatatggggtttctggcagctgtgagttttcttctggctttcatggtgaggacattaccggacagttttaatgaggccaagtacatcaccttcagcatgctggtgttctgcagtgtctggattgccatgatcccggcctatctgagcaccagagggaaatacatggtggctgtggagATATTCGCCATACTGACCTCCAGTGCTGGAATATTATTGTGTATGTTTTCTCCAAAACTctacattttacttttcaaaCCTGAACTGAACACAAGAGGGACAATGCTGGGGAAGAGAATGTTGTAA